One window of Prionailurus bengalensis isolate Pbe53 chromosome B1, Fcat_Pben_1.1_paternal_pri, whole genome shotgun sequence genomic DNA carries:
- the FGF17 gene encoding fibroblast growth factor 17 isoform X2, protein MGATRLLPNLTLCLQLLILCCQTQGENHPSPNFNQYVRDQGAMTDQLSRRQIREYQLYSRTSGKHVQVTGRRISATAEDGNKFAKLIVETDTFGSRVRIKGAESEKYICMNKRGKLIGKPSGKSKDCVFTEIVLENNYTAFQNARHEGWFMAFTRQGRPRQASRSRQNQREAHFIKRLYQGQLPFPNHAERQKQFEFVGSAPTRRTKRTRRPQPLT, encoded by the exons ATGGGAGCCACCCGCCTGCTGCCCAACCTCACTCT GTGCTTGCAGCTACTGATTCTCTGCTGTCAAACTCAG GGGGAGAATCACCCGTCTCCTAATTTTAACCAGTACGTGAGGGACCAGGGTGCCATGACTGACCAGCTGAGCAGGCGGCAGATCCGTGAGTACCAGCTCTACAGCCGGACCAGTGGCAAGCACGTGCAGGTCACCGGGCGTCGCATCTCTGCCACCGCGGAGGACGGCAACAAGTTTG CCAAACTCATAGTGGAGACAGACACGTTTGGAAGCCGTGTGCGCATCAAGGGTGCTGAGAGCGAGAAATATATCTGTATGAACAAGAGGGGCAAGCTCATCGGAAAG CCCAGTGGGAAGAGCAAAGACTGCGTGTTCACAGAGATCGTGCTGGAGAACAACTACACGGCCTTCCAGAATGCCCGGCACGAGGGCTGGTTCATGGCCTTCACCAGGCAGGGTCGGCCCCGCCAGGCTTCCCGCAGCCGCCAGAACCAGCGAGAGGCTCACTTCATCAAGCGCCTCTACCAGGGCCAGTTACCCTTCCCCAACCACGCTGAGAGGCAGAAGCAGTTCGAGTTTGTGGGCTCAGCCCCCACCCGCCGGACCAAGCGTACTCGGAGGCCACAGCCCCTGACGTAG
- the FGF17 gene encoding fibroblast growth factor 17 isoform X1 has protein sequence MTDQLSRRQIREYQLYSRTSGKHVQVTGRRISATAEDGNKFAKLIVETDTFGSRVRIKGAESEKYICMNKRGKLIGKPSGKSKDCVFTEIVLENNYTAFQNARHEGWFMAFTRQGRPRQASRSRQNQREAHFIKRLYQGQLPFPNHAERQKQFEFVGSAPTRRTKRTRRPQPLT, from the exons ATGACTGACCAGCTGAGCAGGCGGCAGATCCGTGAGTACCAGCTCTACAGCCGGACCAGTGGCAAGCACGTGCAGGTCACCGGGCGTCGCATCTCTGCCACCGCGGAGGACGGCAACAAGTTTG CCAAACTCATAGTGGAGACAGACACGTTTGGAAGCCGTGTGCGCATCAAGGGTGCTGAGAGCGAGAAATATATCTGTATGAACAAGAGGGGCAAGCTCATCGGAAAG CCCAGTGGGAAGAGCAAAGACTGCGTGTTCACAGAGATCGTGCTGGAGAACAACTACACGGCCTTCCAGAATGCCCGGCACGAGGGCTGGTTCATGGCCTTCACCAGGCAGGGTCGGCCCCGCCAGGCTTCCCGCAGCCGCCAGAACCAGCGAGAGGCTCACTTCATCAAGCGCCTCTACCAGGGCCAGTTACCCTTCCCCAACCACGCTGAGAGGCAGAAGCAGTTCGAGTTTGTGGGCTCAGCCCCCACCCGCCGGACCAAGCGTACTCGGAGGCCACAGCCCCTGACGTAG
- the NPM2 gene encoding nucleoplasmin-2 isoform X1 gives MRAGAGNRASPHGGRPFLTAAGTPAPAPRVMNRSSMSSAAEKAPTPMLWGCELNQEKRTWTVKPQKEGKQDCKLLLSTICLGEKAKEEMNLVEILPPASQEDKKAKPITIASLQASVLPMVMMGLELSPPVTFQLRAGSGPVFLSGQECYDTSDPSWEEEEEEEEEEDLEEEEEEEDDSDDDDDDDDDVDVDVSLEEETPLKQVKRLASQKQTGVAKKKKVEKEEEAVRPSLKDKSPVKKAKPTLKPKKPGSKK, from the exons ATGCGGGCGGGAGCGGGGAACCGGGCCTCGCCTCACGGCGGGCGCCCCTTCCTCACAGCCGCCGGGACCCCGGCGCCCGCGCCCAGAGTCATGAACCGCAGCAGCATGAGCAGCGCGGCCGAAAAGGCGCCCACACCCATGCTCTGGG GCTGTGAGCTAAACCAGGAGAAGCGGACCTGGACCGTCAAACcccagaaggaagggaagcaggaCTGTAAGCTGTTGCTCAGTACG ATTTGCTTGGGGGAGAAAGCCAAAGAAGAGATGAACCTCGTGGAAATCCTGCCCCCAGCCAGCCAGGAAGACAAGAAGGCCAAGCCCATCACCATCGCCTCTCTTCAGGCCTCGGTGCTCCCCATG GTCATGATGGGATTGGAGCTTTCTCCTCCAGTCACTTTCCAGCTCCGGGCTGGCTCTGGACCCGTGTTCCTCAGTGGCCAGGAATGTTATG ACACTTCAGACCCgtcctgggaggaggaggaggaggaggaggaggaggaggacctggaggaggaggaagaggaggaagatgacagcgatgatgatgatgacgatgatgatgatgttgatgtaGATGTGTCCCTAGAGGAGGAGACCCCTCTCAAACAAGTCAAGAGGCTAGCATCCCAGAAGCAGACAGGTGTTGCCAAG aaaaaaaaggtggaaaaagaagaggaggcaGTGAG ACCCAGCCTTAAAGACAAGAGTCCTGTGAAAAAG GCCAAACCCACACTCAAACCTAAAAAGCCAGGATCCAAGAAATGA
- the NPM2 gene encoding nucleoplasmin-2 isoform X2: MNRSSMSSAAEKAPTPMLWGCELNQEKRTWTVKPQKEGKQDCKLLLSTICLGEKAKEEMNLVEILPPASQEDKKAKPITIASLQASVLPMVMMGLELSPPVTFQLRAGSGPVFLSGQECYDTSDPSWEEEEEEEEEEDLEEEEEEEDDSDDDDDDDDDVDVDVSLEEETPLKQVKRLASQKQTGVAKKKKVEKEEEAVRPSLKDKSPVKKAKPTLKPKKPGSKK, translated from the exons ATGAACCGCAGCAGCATGAGCAGCGCGGCCGAAAAGGCGCCCACACCCATGCTCTGGG GCTGTGAGCTAAACCAGGAGAAGCGGACCTGGACCGTCAAACcccagaaggaagggaagcaggaCTGTAAGCTGTTGCTCAGTACG ATTTGCTTGGGGGAGAAAGCCAAAGAAGAGATGAACCTCGTGGAAATCCTGCCCCCAGCCAGCCAGGAAGACAAGAAGGCCAAGCCCATCACCATCGCCTCTCTTCAGGCCTCGGTGCTCCCCATG GTCATGATGGGATTGGAGCTTTCTCCTCCAGTCACTTTCCAGCTCCGGGCTGGCTCTGGACCCGTGTTCCTCAGTGGCCAGGAATGTTATG ACACTTCAGACCCgtcctgggaggaggaggaggaggaggaggaggaggaggacctggaggaggaggaagaggaggaagatgacagcgatgatgatgatgacgatgatgatgatgttgatgtaGATGTGTCCCTAGAGGAGGAGACCCCTCTCAAACAAGTCAAGAGGCTAGCATCCCAGAAGCAGACAGGTGTTGCCAAG aaaaaaaaggtggaaaaagaagaggaggcaGTGAG ACCCAGCCTTAAAGACAAGAGTCCTGTGAAAAAG GCCAAACCCACACTCAAACCTAAAAAGCCAGGATCCAAGAAATGA
- the NPM2 gene encoding nucleoplasmin-2 isoform X3 gives MRAGAGNRASPHGGRPFLTAAGTPAPAPRVMNRSSMSSAAEKAPTPMLWGCELNQEKRTWTVKPQKEGKQDCKLLLSTICLGEKAKEEMNLVEILPPASQEDKKAKPITIASLQASVLPMVMMGLELSPPVTFQLRAGSGPVFLSGQECYDTSDPSWEEEEEEEEEEDLEEEEEEEDDSDDDDDDDDDVDVDVSLEEETPLKQVKRLASQKQTGVAKTQP, from the exons ATGCGGGCGGGAGCGGGGAACCGGGCCTCGCCTCACGGCGGGCGCCCCTTCCTCACAGCCGCCGGGACCCCGGCGCCCGCGCCCAGAGTCATGAACCGCAGCAGCATGAGCAGCGCGGCCGAAAAGGCGCCCACACCCATGCTCTGGG GCTGTGAGCTAAACCAGGAGAAGCGGACCTGGACCGTCAAACcccagaaggaagggaagcaggaCTGTAAGCTGTTGCTCAGTACG ATTTGCTTGGGGGAGAAAGCCAAAGAAGAGATGAACCTCGTGGAAATCCTGCCCCCAGCCAGCCAGGAAGACAAGAAGGCCAAGCCCATCACCATCGCCTCTCTTCAGGCCTCGGTGCTCCCCATG GTCATGATGGGATTGGAGCTTTCTCCTCCAGTCACTTTCCAGCTCCGGGCTGGCTCTGGACCCGTGTTCCTCAGTGGCCAGGAATGTTATG ACACTTCAGACCCgtcctgggaggaggaggaggaggaggaggaggaggaggacctggaggaggaggaagaggaggaagatgacagcgatgatgatgatgacgatgatgatgatgttgatgtaGATGTGTCCCTAGAGGAGGAGACCCCTCTCAAACAAGTCAAGAGGCTAGCATCCCAGAAGCAGACAGGTGTTGCCAAG ACCCAGCCTTAA